A single region of the Salicibibacter cibi genome encodes:
- the rseP gene encoding RIP metalloprotease RseP, producing the protein MQTLIAIIVIFGLIIAIHEWGHLYVAKKVGILCREFAIGFGPKLFSKKKNETVYTFRLLPLGGFVRMAGEDPEIVQIKPGYEVGLTFHEDDTVKEIIVNNKAKHADAKIVSVERADLEHQLFIDAYSDDEEGLVRYDVHSQADMIVDEEREQIAPWDRQFGSKKPWKKAAAIVAGPAMNFVLAFILFVIYGLIQGIPQPIVSNVMDDSVAEEVGLAEGDQIVSIEGESIDGWTDMTEIIQQQPDEEITMVVDRDGATESFTMVVDSVYEDVVDAEIGQIGVEPTWTHSVFESLQYSISQIQEVVVLIFDVLQLIFTGDFSLDYLAGPVGIYDYTGEVMEMGILILIMWTAMLSVNIGLINLLPLPALDGGRLVFIVLEAIRRKPIDPNKEGVAHFVGFALLMLLVLMVTWNDLNRLFM; encoded by the coding sequence GTGCAAACGCTTATAGCCATCATCGTGATTTTCGGGCTTATTATTGCCATTCACGAGTGGGGCCATCTCTACGTAGCAAAAAAAGTAGGCATTCTTTGCCGGGAATTCGCGATCGGTTTCGGGCCGAAATTGTTTTCCAAGAAAAAGAACGAGACGGTTTATACGTTTCGGTTACTCCCGCTCGGCGGTTTCGTTCGCATGGCCGGTGAAGACCCGGAAATCGTGCAAATTAAACCGGGGTATGAAGTGGGTTTAACGTTTCATGAGGATGACACCGTAAAAGAAATCATCGTGAATAACAAGGCGAAACATGCCGACGCCAAAATTGTTTCGGTTGAACGGGCCGACCTTGAACATCAGCTTTTTATAGATGCCTACAGTGACGATGAAGAAGGATTGGTTCGTTACGACGTCCACAGCCAAGCGGATATGATTGTGGATGAAGAACGGGAACAAATTGCCCCTTGGGACCGGCAATTCGGATCGAAAAAGCCGTGGAAAAAGGCAGCTGCCATTGTTGCGGGACCGGCAATGAATTTCGTCCTTGCGTTTATTTTGTTTGTGATCTATGGGCTTATCCAAGGGATTCCTCAACCGATCGTTTCGAACGTGATGGACGATAGTGTCGCTGAGGAAGTAGGATTGGCCGAAGGGGATCAGATTGTCTCCATTGAAGGTGAATCCATTGACGGCTGGACCGATATGACGGAAATCATCCAGCAACAGCCTGATGAAGAAATCACGATGGTGGTAGATCGGGATGGCGCGACTGAATCATTCACGATGGTGGTGGATAGCGTTTACGAGGATGTTGTAGATGCAGAGATCGGCCAAATCGGTGTCGAACCGACGTGGACTCATTCTGTGTTTGAGTCGCTTCAATACAGTATCTCGCAAATTCAAGAAGTGGTTGTATTAATATTCGACGTTCTTCAGCTCATTTTTACCGGTGATTTTTCCTTGGATTATTTAGCGGGACCGGTGGGGATTTATGATTATACCGGTGAAGTGATGGAAATGGGGATCCTTATTTTGATCATGTGGACAGCGATGTTGAGTGTCAATATCGGACTCATCAACTTGTTGCCGCTTCCTGCTCTTGACGGTGGCCGGTTGGTCTTTATCGTCTTGGAAGCGATTCGCCGAAAACCGATCGATCCGAACAAGGAAGGTGTGGCCCATTTCGTCGGTTTTGCGCTGCTTATGTTGCTCGTGCTCATGGTCACCTGGAATGACTTAAACCGGTTGTTTATGTAG
- the dxr gene encoding 1-deoxy-D-xylulose-5-phosphate reductoisomerase, whose protein sequence is MKKVAVLGSTGSIGTQTLEVIRQHPDLFQVSMLACGRNIELAKKQITEFQPATVVIANEGDLGKLKAHLPPETRAMAGEAALLDALGETDAAFVMNAMVGSQGLKPTMTAIKAGKTIGIANKETLVTAGHFVTAACKRYGAQLIAVDSEHSAILQSLQGSNRSDVERLIITASGGSFRDWSAEEIQHATPKDALNHPNWSMGQKVTIDSATMMNKGLEVIEAHWLFDMPYENIDVVIHRESIIHSLVEYQDKSVIAQMGTPDMKGPIQYALSFPDRLELDGPERLNLWEVGTLHFEKIDPVKHQCLLMAYRAGETGGSAPTVLNAANEGAVQRFLEGKLSFPGIANVIEKALAAHSVIAEPTIEEVLEIDEETRERVRNGTEM, encoded by the coding sequence ATGAAAAAAGTCGCTGTACTTGGTTCAACAGGGTCAATCGGCACGCAAACCCTAGAAGTCATCCGTCAACATCCGGATTTATTTCAGGTAAGCATGCTCGCCTGTGGCCGAAATATTGAGCTTGCAAAAAAGCAAATCACCGAGTTTCAACCTGCGACCGTTGTCATTGCAAATGAAGGCGATCTTGGAAAATTGAAAGCTCATCTCCCACCGGAGACACGGGCAATGGCAGGTGAGGCGGCATTGTTGGATGCGCTTGGCGAGACGGACGCCGCATTCGTGATGAACGCCATGGTGGGAAGCCAAGGTTTGAAACCGACAATGACCGCGATCAAAGCAGGAAAAACGATTGGGATCGCCAATAAGGAGACCCTCGTAACCGCGGGACACTTCGTAACTGCTGCCTGCAAACGTTACGGCGCACAGTTGATTGCCGTCGACAGCGAGCATTCCGCTATTTTGCAAAGCTTGCAAGGCAGCAATCGCAGCGACGTCGAGCGGCTGATCATCACCGCATCCGGCGGGAGCTTTCGCGATTGGAGCGCCGAGGAAATCCAGCACGCCACACCGAAAGATGCATTGAATCACCCGAATTGGTCGATGGGACAGAAAGTCACCATTGATTCGGCAACGATGATGAATAAAGGCCTCGAAGTCATTGAAGCCCATTGGTTGTTCGATATGCCTTATGAAAACATTGACGTCGTTATCCATCGGGAAAGCATTATTCACTCCCTCGTTGAATATCAAGATAAGAGTGTGATTGCACAGATGGGCACCCCGGATATGAAAGGGCCGATCCAGTATGCGCTCAGCTTTCCGGACAGGCTTGAATTAGACGGTCCGGAAAGGTTAAACTTATGGGAAGTCGGAACGTTACATTTTGAAAAAATCGATCCGGTCAAGCACCAATGTTTATTGATGGCTTACCGAGCCGGTGAAACGGGCGGATCGGCACCGACGGTTTTAAACGCGGCAAATGAAGGTGCCGTCCAACGTTTCCTGGAAGGGAAACTTTCGTTCCCCGGCATCGCGAACGTTATTGAAAAGGCGCTCGCTGCCCATAGCGTCATTGCGGAGCCTACAATCGAAGAAGTGTTGGAGATTGATGAAGAAACACGAGAACGGGTAAGGAATGGAACAGAAATGTGA
- a CDS encoding phosphatidate cytidylyltransferase — MKQRVVTAMMGLVIFLVPLVIGGSVFALLVAAMAVVGFMELLRMNQLSLFSMPAFIGLLLSLFLLVAGPQSTFIPNDALLMSMIVAVWLLLLVTVISANRYNFEKVAFVAFAALYVGFGLHFFLAARLEEGFAFVLFVLIAIWATDTGAYLFGRKFGKRPLWPKISPKKTVEGALGGFALALVASVIFASFWPPFPSLWLTIVAVIVISVAGQCGDLVESAFKRYYNVKDSGKILPGHGGILDRFDSLIFVFPALYVLMI; from the coding sequence ATGAAGCAAAGAGTAGTAACTGCAATGATGGGACTTGTCATTTTCCTCGTCCCGCTCGTCATCGGCGGATCCGTTTTTGCTCTGCTTGTTGCGGCAATGGCAGTTGTGGGCTTCATGGAATTGTTAAGAATGAACCAATTAAGTCTCTTTTCCATGCCTGCCTTCATCGGATTGTTGCTTTCCCTGTTTCTATTGGTTGCGGGACCGCAATCAACGTTCATACCCAATGACGCTCTATTGATGAGCATGATAGTTGCTGTCTGGTTGTTGCTGCTCGTAACGGTCATTTCGGCCAACCGGTACAATTTTGAAAAGGTTGCGTTTGTCGCATTTGCCGCCCTTTATGTTGGATTCGGATTGCACTTCTTTCTGGCGGCTCGCCTTGAGGAAGGATTTGCCTTTGTTCTTTTCGTCCTAATCGCTATTTGGGCGACGGATACGGGCGCTTATCTTTTCGGACGAAAATTCGGAAAGCGTCCGCTCTGGCCGAAAATCTCACCGAAGAAAACGGTCGAAGGCGCGTTGGGAGGATTCGCGCTGGCGCTTGTGGCGAGTGTTATTTTCGCTTCATTTTGGCCTCCTTTTCCGTCTCTGTGGCTAACGATCGTCGCGGTGATCGTTATTTCCGTTGCCGGCCAATGCGGGGATCTCGTGGAATCTGCCTTTAAACGTTATTATAATGTAAAGGATTCCGGCAAAATCCTTCCCGGCCATGGCGGCATTCTTGATCGTTTCGATAGTCTTATTTTCGTGTTTCCCGCCCTTTATGTACTAATGATTTAA